The following proteins come from a genomic window of Misgurnus anguillicaudatus chromosome 10, ASM2758022v2, whole genome shotgun sequence:
- the LOC129449227 gene encoding uncharacterized protein isoform X2, which translates to MKSAGILSTSGKSKSKRSYVKGSLFFLLLHMFNGTSATTTMVTSTPISQSQTVTSNSANSNPSTATEQMTSVALATTTMVTSTPISQSQTVTSNSANSNPSTATEQMTSVALATPVSQSHAVTSNPETSTHISATGQMTSVETQNFTENITSVHLDSMNTSSLADNDTMLSCPEFTCTDDCHAKFMNKTSNPCPPTASFCELIHQNGSHTVQCSVRCAMPCGNPPVTNCSMGCCNTTDCLNYALFNMSNSSSTAAPTKSTATPTTIKVTVPPTPANNGKKCQSIKCDGPACYKTTNTLGLVYCPIGQDYCMLNKTTSGSTESWQGGCSTDCRKATACSTTVTTCYLECCNATVSASCLKLTGDLNMPSSAPRGPQSTLLLTASLVMLWMMKVLT; encoded by the exons ATGAAATCGGCAGGAATATTGAGCACTTCTGGGAAAAGCAAGAGTAAGAGGTCTTATGTAAAAG GCTCcctgttttttcttttactgCACATGTTTAATGGCACATCAGCTACAACAACTATGGTCACATCTACTCCAATAAGCCAGAGCCAGACAGTAACCAGCAATTCAGCTAATTCAAATCCTTCCACTGCTACAGAACAGATGACATCGGTAGCTTTAG CTACAACAACTATGGTCACATCTACTCCAATAAGCCAGAGCCAGACAGTAACCAGCAATTCAGCTAATTCAAATCCTTCCACTGCTACAGAACAGATGACATCGGTAGCTTTAG CTACTCCAGTAAGCCAAAGTCATGCAGTAACAAGCAATCCAGAGACTTCAACTCATATCAGTGCTACAGGACAGATGACATCTGTGGAAACTCAGAATTTCACTGAAAACATCACATCTGTTCATTTAG attCAATGAATACATCATCATTAGCCGATAATGACACAATG TTATCCTGTCCAGAATTTACTTGTACTGATGACTGTCACGCCAAATTCATGAACAAAACCTCGAATCCCTGCCCACCCACCGCATCTTTCTGTGAG TTAATCCATCAGAACGGGAGTCACACCGTTCAGTGCAGCGTCAGGTGTGCCATGCCCTGTGGGAATCCCCCAGTCACTAATTGCTCTATGGGCTGTTGCAACACAACTGATTGTCTCAACTACGCTCTCTTTAACATGTCAAATTCATCCAGTACAGCAG CTCCAACAAAATCCACGGCTACACCCACAACCATAAAGGTGACGGTTCCTCCCACCCCAGCAAATAATG GCAAGAAGTGTCAAAGCATCAAGTGTGATGGGCCCGCATGTTACAAAACCACCAATACCCTTGGACTTGTGTATTGTCCTATTGGTCAGGATTACTGCATG CTGAACAAGACGACGTCCGGGTCCACGGAGTCATGGCAGGGTGGTTGCAGTACAGATTGTCGAAAGGCAACAGCATGCTCAACCACAGTTACCACCTGCTACTTGGAGTGCTGTAATGCCACTGTTAGCGCCTCATGTCTGAAACTGACCGGTGATTTAAACATGCCCAGTTCTGCCCCCAGAGGTCCTCAGTCTACTCTACTCCTCACTGCATCTCTAGTCATGCTCTGGATGATGAAGGTCCTTACTTGA
- the LOC129449227 gene encoding uncharacterized protein isoform X1 — protein MKSAGILSTSGKSKSKRSYVKAGSLFFLLLHMFNGTSATTTMVTSTPISQSQTVTSNSANSNPSTATEQMTSVALATTTMVTSTPISQSQTVTSNSANSNPSTATEQMTSVALATPVSQSHAVTSNPETSTHISATGQMTSVETQNFTENITSVHLDSMNTSSLADNDTMLSCPEFTCTDDCHAKFMNKTSNPCPPTASFCELIHQNGSHTVQCSVRCAMPCGNPPVTNCSMGCCNTTDCLNYALFNMSNSSSTAAPTKSTATPTTIKVTVPPTPANNGKKCQSIKCDGPACYKTTNTLGLVYCPIGQDYCMLNKTTSGSTESWQGGCSTDCRKATACSTTVTTCYLECCNATVSASCLKLTGDLNMPSSAPRGPQSTLLLTASLVMLWMMKVLT, from the exons ATGAAATCGGCAGGAATATTGAGCACTTCTGGGAAAAGCAAGAGTAAGAGGTCTTATGTAAAAG CAGGCTCcctgttttttcttttactgCACATGTTTAATGGCACATCAGCTACAACAACTATGGTCACATCTACTCCAATAAGCCAGAGCCAGACAGTAACCAGCAATTCAGCTAATTCAAATCCTTCCACTGCTACAGAACAGATGACATCGGTAGCTTTAG CTACAACAACTATGGTCACATCTACTCCAATAAGCCAGAGCCAGACAGTAACCAGCAATTCAGCTAATTCAAATCCTTCCACTGCTACAGAACAGATGACATCGGTAGCTTTAG CTACTCCAGTAAGCCAAAGTCATGCAGTAACAAGCAATCCAGAGACTTCAACTCATATCAGTGCTACAGGACAGATGACATCTGTGGAAACTCAGAATTTCACTGAAAACATCACATCTGTTCATTTAG attCAATGAATACATCATCATTAGCCGATAATGACACAATG TTATCCTGTCCAGAATTTACTTGTACTGATGACTGTCACGCCAAATTCATGAACAAAACCTCGAATCCCTGCCCACCCACCGCATCTTTCTGTGAG TTAATCCATCAGAACGGGAGTCACACCGTTCAGTGCAGCGTCAGGTGTGCCATGCCCTGTGGGAATCCCCCAGTCACTAATTGCTCTATGGGCTGTTGCAACACAACTGATTGTCTCAACTACGCTCTCTTTAACATGTCAAATTCATCCAGTACAGCAG CTCCAACAAAATCCACGGCTACACCCACAACCATAAAGGTGACGGTTCCTCCCACCCCAGCAAATAATG GCAAGAAGTGTCAAAGCATCAAGTGTGATGGGCCCGCATGTTACAAAACCACCAATACCCTTGGACTTGTGTATTGTCCTATTGGTCAGGATTACTGCATG CTGAACAAGACGACGTCCGGGTCCACGGAGTCATGGCAGGGTGGTTGCAGTACAGATTGTCGAAAGGCAACAGCATGCTCAACCACAGTTACCACCTGCTACTTGGAGTGCTGTAATGCCACTGTTAGCGCCTCATGTCTGAAACTGACCGGTGATTTAAACATGCCCAGTTCTGCCCCCAGAGGTCCTCAGTCTACTCTACTCCTCACTGCATCTCTAGTCATGCTCTGGATGATGAAGGTCCTTACTTGA